A DNA window from Collinsella aerofaciens ATCC 25986 contains the following coding sequences:
- a CDS encoding ParA family protein, whose protein sequence is MATNILLVNQKGGVGKTTFADEIAWGLERRGHKVGFGNLDPQGGANHEKGLLDDTDAVNVIDTPGFLSDDTAEYAKNADIAIIPVQPGTLGLKPMKRTIKVITEANPDLSFAIIVNNFAANQTVDRQFLELLEADDLPVLGTVPTAAAFKQGAALGKPVYEIAKSGKAAQAIENILDEIEEVL, encoded by the coding sequence ATGGCGACGAACATCCTGCTAGTCAACCAGAAGGGCGGCGTCGGCAAGACGACGTTCGCCGACGAGATCGCCTGGGGCCTCGAGCGCCGCGGTCACAAGGTCGGTTTCGGCAACCTAGACCCACAGGGCGGCGCAAACCACGAAAAGGGGCTGCTCGACGACACGGACGCCGTGAACGTAATCGACACACCCGGATTCTTGAGCGACGACACCGCCGAATACGCCAAAAACGCTGACATCGCGATCATCCCAGTCCAGCCGGGCACACTGGGCCTGAAGCCGATGAAGAGGACCATCAAGGTCATCACCGAGGCCAATCCCGACCTGTCGTTCGCAATCATCGTCAACAACTTCGCGGCAAACCAGACGGTCGACCGTCAGTTCCTCGAACTGCTCGAAGCCGATGACTTGCCCGTGCTGGGCACCGTTCCGACCGCAGCGGCCTTCAAGCAGGGAGCGGCCCTGGGCAAGCCCGTGTACGAAATCGCGAAGAGCGGCAAGGCCGCCCAGGCAATCGAAAACATCCTGGACGAGATTGAGGAGGTCCTGTAA
- a CDS encoding ribbon-helix-helix protein, CopG family: MAGKFKKSTSYFDVAAEKAEERQQKIVESASETQRPAPKVRKAGRPKKGTEGASERLVQLSVYVPESYRKRLKQVALEEDKSVSDIARELFDEYLAEKGF, from the coding sequence ATGGCCGGAAAGTTCAAGAAATCGACCTCCTACTTCGACGTCGCCGCGGAGAAGGCCGAGGAGAGACAGCAGAAAATCGTTGAGAGCGCATCTGAGACCCAGAGACCGGCTCCTAAGGTACGGAAAGCCGGGCGCCCCAAAAAGGGCACTGAAGGGGCATCTGAGAGGCTTGTTCAGCTGTCCGTGTACGTTCCGGAGAGTTACCGCAAGCGGTTGAAGCAAGTGGCACTCGAAGAGGACAAGTCCGTATCAGACATTGCGCGAGAGCTTTTCGACGAGTACCTTGCCGAAAAGGGGTTTTAA